In Puntigrus tetrazona isolate hp1 chromosome 7, ASM1883169v1, whole genome shotgun sequence, the following are encoded in one genomic region:
- the dync1li2 gene encoding cytoplasmic dynein 1 light intermediate chain 2 isoform X2 encodes MAPVLEKKLLGAAGTGDTMENSNEDDEGQNLWSSILSEVSTRSSSKLPSGKNILLFGEDGSGKTTLVSKLQGAEHNKKGRGLEYLYLNVQDEDRDDLTRCSVWILDGDLYHKGLLKFAVTAESLKDSVAVFVVDMSRPWTIMESLQKWTSVLREHVDKLKIAPEEMKEMEQSMVKAFQEYVEPEESTPASPQRRAPAAGGEDESVLLPLGDNVLTHNLGIPVLIVCTKCDAVSVLEKEHDYKEEHFDFIQSHIRRFCLQYGAGLIYTSVKEEKNLDLLYKYMVHKIYDFQFTTPALVVEKDAVFIPSGWDNDKKIAILHENFTTVRPEDPFEDFITKPPIRKLVHDKEISAEDEQVFLMKQQSLLAKQPATPTRGTESPARTASGSPRPTGRTGPTNVASVSPMTAVKKPDPNMKGAAANEGVLANFFNSLLSKKTGVPGSPGTPGAAAGTGVQGSAKKTEAGFD; translated from the exons ATGGCTCCCGTTTTAGAGAAGAAGCTACTGGGCGCAGCCGGGACAGGCGACACTATGGAAAACAGCAACGAGGATGATGAAGGACAAAACCTCTG GTCTTCAATCCTCAGCGAAGTTTCCACACGCTCCAGCTCTAAATTGCCTTCAGGGAAAAATATACTGCTTTTTG GGGAGGATGGTTCGGGAAAGACAACACTCGTGTCAAAACTTCAAGGAGCCGAGCACAATAAGAAAGGTAGAGGGCTGGAGTACTTGTACCTGAATGTCCAGGATGAAGACAGAGACG ATTTGACTCGCTGCAGTGTGTGGATCCTGGACGGAGACCTGTACCACAAAGGCTTGCTGAAGTTTGCGGTGACTGCCGAGTCGCTGAAGGACAGTGTCGCGGTGTTTGTAGTGGACATGTCACGGCCTTGGACCATCATGGAGTCGTTGCAGAAGTGGACGAGCGTGCTGCGTGAACATGTGGACAAATTAAAGATCGCACCTGAGGAAATGAAAGAGATGGAGCAGAGCA TGGTTAAGGCCTTTCAGGAGTACGTAGAACCAGAGGAATCCACACCAGCCTCCCCCCAGAGACGAGCTCCAGCAGCCGGGGGAGAAGATGAAAGTGTGCTGCTGCCCCTCGGAGACAACGTCCTCACACACAACCTGGGCATCCCAGTGCTCATAGTTTGCACAAAG TGTGATGCTGTCAGTGTACTGGAGAAGGAGCACGACTACAAGGAGGAGCATTTTGACTTCATTCAGTCACACATCCGGCGGTTCTGTCTACAGT ATGGAGCTGGTTTGATTTACACTTCAGTCAAAGAGGAGAAGAACCTGGACCTTCTTTACAAATACATGGTGCACAAAATATATGACTTCCAGTTTACTACACCTGCCTTAGTAGTGGAGAAGGATGCTGTGTTCAT TCCATCTGGATGGGACAATGACAAGAAAATTGCCATCTTGCATGAAAACTTCACAACGGTTCGACCTGAAGATCCCTTTGAGGACTTTATAACAAAACCTCCTATACGAAAG TTGGTGCATGACAAGGAAATCAGTGCAGAGGATGAGCAGGTCTTCCTCATGAAGCAGCAG TCACTGTTAGCCAAGCAGCCGGCCACTCCAACAAGAGGAACA gAGTCTCCTGCTCGGACTGCATCTGGTTCACCTCGACCGACAGGCCGGACTGGGCCCACCAATGTGGCGAGTGTCTCACCCATGACCGCGGTGAAGAAACCAGACCCCAACATGAAAG gaGCAGCGGCAAATGAGGGAGTGCTGGCCAACTTCTTTAACAGTCTGCTGAGTAAAAAGACCGGTGTGCCGGGCAGTCCTGGGACACCAGGGGCGGCAGCAGGGACGGGTGTACAAGGTTCTGCCAAGAAAACAG AAGCCGGGTTTGACTGA
- the dync1li2 gene encoding cytoplasmic dynein 1 light intermediate chain 2 isoform X1, which translates to MAPVLEKKLLGAAGTGDTMENSNEDDEGQNLWSSILSEVSTRSSSKLPSGKNILLFGEDGSGKTTLVSKLQGAEHNKKGRGLEYLYLNVQDEDRDDLTRCSVWILDGDLYHKGLLKFAVTAESLKDSVAVFVVDMSRPWTIMESLQKWTSVLREHVDKLKIAPEEMKEMEQSMVKAFQEYVEPEESTPASPQRRAPAAGGEDESVLLPLGDNVLTHNLGIPVLIVCTKCDAVSVLEKEHDYKEEHFDFIQSHIRRFCLQYGAGLIYTSVKEEKNLDLLYKYMVHKIYDFQFTTPALVVEKDAVFIPSGWDNDKKIAILHENFTTVRPEDPFEDFITKPPIRKLVHDKEISAEDEQVFLMKQQSLLAKQPATPTRGTESPARTASGSPRPTGRTGPTNVASVSPMTAVKKPDPNMKGAAANEGVLANFFNSLLSKKTGVPGSPGTPGAAAGTGVQGSAKKTGQKPGLTDVQAELDRMTRKPDSTVTANNTPATENEA; encoded by the exons ATGGCTCCCGTTTTAGAGAAGAAGCTACTGGGCGCAGCCGGGACAGGCGACACTATGGAAAACAGCAACGAGGATGATGAAGGACAAAACCTCTG GTCTTCAATCCTCAGCGAAGTTTCCACACGCTCCAGCTCTAAATTGCCTTCAGGGAAAAATATACTGCTTTTTG GGGAGGATGGTTCGGGAAAGACAACACTCGTGTCAAAACTTCAAGGAGCCGAGCACAATAAGAAAGGTAGAGGGCTGGAGTACTTGTACCTGAATGTCCAGGATGAAGACAGAGACG ATTTGACTCGCTGCAGTGTGTGGATCCTGGACGGAGACCTGTACCACAAAGGCTTGCTGAAGTTTGCGGTGACTGCCGAGTCGCTGAAGGACAGTGTCGCGGTGTTTGTAGTGGACATGTCACGGCCTTGGACCATCATGGAGTCGTTGCAGAAGTGGACGAGCGTGCTGCGTGAACATGTGGACAAATTAAAGATCGCACCTGAGGAAATGAAAGAGATGGAGCAGAGCA TGGTTAAGGCCTTTCAGGAGTACGTAGAACCAGAGGAATCCACACCAGCCTCCCCCCAGAGACGAGCTCCAGCAGCCGGGGGAGAAGATGAAAGTGTGCTGCTGCCCCTCGGAGACAACGTCCTCACACACAACCTGGGCATCCCAGTGCTCATAGTTTGCACAAAG TGTGATGCTGTCAGTGTACTGGAGAAGGAGCACGACTACAAGGAGGAGCATTTTGACTTCATTCAGTCACACATCCGGCGGTTCTGTCTACAGT ATGGAGCTGGTTTGATTTACACTTCAGTCAAAGAGGAGAAGAACCTGGACCTTCTTTACAAATACATGGTGCACAAAATATATGACTTCCAGTTTACTACACCTGCCTTAGTAGTGGAGAAGGATGCTGTGTTCAT TCCATCTGGATGGGACAATGACAAGAAAATTGCCATCTTGCATGAAAACTTCACAACGGTTCGACCTGAAGATCCCTTTGAGGACTTTATAACAAAACCTCCTATACGAAAG TTGGTGCATGACAAGGAAATCAGTGCAGAGGATGAGCAGGTCTTCCTCATGAAGCAGCAG TCACTGTTAGCCAAGCAGCCGGCCACTCCAACAAGAGGAACA gAGTCTCCTGCTCGGACTGCATCTGGTTCACCTCGACCGACAGGCCGGACTGGGCCCACCAATGTGGCGAGTGTCTCACCCATGACCGCGGTGAAGAAACCAGACCCCAACATGAAAG gaGCAGCGGCAAATGAGGGAGTGCTGGCCAACTTCTTTAACAGTCTGCTGAGTAAAAAGACCGGTGTGCCGGGCAGTCCTGGGACACCAGGGGCGGCAGCAGGGACGGGTGTACAAGGTTCTGCCAAGAAAACAG GGCAGAAGCCGGGTTTGACTGACGTCCAGGCAGAACTGGACCGAATGACTCGTAAACCCGACTCAACGGTAACGGCCAACAACACCCCTGCGACGGAGAACGAGGCATAA
- the cmtm4 gene encoding CKLF-like MARVEL transmembrane domain-containing protein 4, whose product MRNNEETEGFDGEASNTSMISGANSPYQPTTEPVHSRNVFRAIRCDLDYIKSHFGILKVIEVVLALISFIFIETIMMCSPCAGVYLFEFVSCSAFVVTGVLLLIFSLNLHTKVPHINWSLIDLINTATSTLFFFLASVVLAALNHQTGAEIAAVIFGFMVMGVYGLNTFLAVRRWRLGDSRDGPLQTSEYIRARTASRGEVESRPELQ is encoded by the exons ATGAGGAATAACGAGGAGACTGAGGGCTTTGATGGCGAGGCCTCCAACACCTCGATGATTTCAGGAGCCAACAGCCCGTATCAGCCGACCACCGAGCCCGTGCACTCCAGAAACGTGTTCAGGGCCATCAGGTGTGACCTGGACTATATCAAGTCGCATTTCGGTATTTTAAAAGTTATCGAAGTG GTCCTGGCTCTCATCTCTTTCATCTTCATTGAGACCATAATGATGTGCTCGCCCTGTGCCGGCGTCTACCTCTTTGAGTTTGTCAGCTGCAGTGCCTTCGTCGTCACAGGCGTCTTGCTCCTCATCTTCAGCCTGAACCTGCACACCAAAGTGCCCCATATCAACTGGAGTCTAATA GATCTGATCAACACTGCCACCAGCACCTTGTTCTTCTTTCTGGCTTCGGTGGTTTTGGCAGCTCTCAACCATCAGACTGGAGCAGAGATCGCAGCCGTG ATTTTCGGGTTCATGGTGATGGGTGTGTACGGTCTGAACACATTTTTGGCAGTGAGGAGATGGCGTCTCGGGGACTCGCGAGATGGACCCCTGCAGACCAGCGAGTACATCCGTGCCCGAACAGCCTCCCGGGGAGAGGTGGAGTCACGGCCTGAGCTGCAGTAG
- the cmtm3 gene encoding CKLF-like MARVEL transmembrane domain-containing protein 3 yields the protein MGDIEAPENNRSRLTALHSLLPSKEFITSRKGLLLLGEVVMSFISFVCFAASTAAAFVTAPLIEFLAAVFLLFAYSTKFNERFKGFHWPLVDFLRCVSASIIFFIISIMSVSKYVDGASKAAGVFGFITTIFFALDFYFIFNELANFLKGGDSSEGPPNTQDNDSDSDSD from the exons ATGGGGGACATCGAGGCTCCGGAGAATAACCGATCACGACTCACCGCGCTGCATTCTCTTCTCCCGAGTAAAGAGTTCATCACCTCCCGAAAAGGACTGCTGCTGCTCGGAGAAGTG GTGATGTCGTTCATCAGTTTTGTCTGCTTCGCCGCTTCAACAGCAGCTGCCTTCGTCACAGCTCCCTTAATCGAGTTCTTGGCTGCCGTCTTCTTGCTTTTTGCTTATTCGACAAAGTTCAACGAGAGATTTAAGGGCTTTCACTGGCCCCTCGTG GACTTCCTGCGCTGTGTCAGCGCTTCCATCATCTTTTTCATCATCTCCATAATGTCTGTGTCAAAGTATGTGGATGGAGCCTCAAAGGCTGCTGGG gtcTTTGGCTTCATTACCACTATATTCTTCGCCCTGGACTTTTACTTCATCTTTAATGAACTGGCCAACTTCCTCAAGGGAGGCGATTCCAGTGAAGGACCACCAAACACACAAG ATAATGACTCAGACTCCGACTCCGATTAA